Proteins encoded within one genomic window of Candidatus Schekmanbacteria bacterium:
- a CDS encoding nucleotidyltransferase domain-containing protein has product MADTKDEILILLRKFRETIEGIIHADKIILFGSYALGSEKEYSDIDIAVVSADINDENYYDLRKAIFRKAMEIDCRMETLCFSKEEFENDWLPIIPEIKRTGVEVL; this is encoded by the coding sequence ATGGCTGACACAAAAGATGAAATTCTAATTCTTTTAAGAAAATTTCGTGAAACAATTGAAGGGATAATTCATGCAGACAAAATAATTTTATTTGGTTCTTATGCTTTAGGTTCAGAGAAAGAATACAGTGATATAGATATAGCTGTTGTTTCAGCAGATATAAATGATGAAAACTATTATGATTTGAGGAAAGCCATATTCAGAAAAGCAATGGAAATCGACTGTCGCATGGAAACCCTTTGTTTTTCAAAAGAAGAGTTTGAGAATGACTGGCTTCCAATAATTCCTGAAATTAAGCGTACAGGGGTTGAAGTACTCTAA
- a CDS encoding nucleotidyltransferase domain-containing protein has product MADRWIDKFRKDAFPSLVKKFKPEKVIIFGSRVRGVAKKDSDIDIIVISNYFEKIPFLKRMPLILKKVPFQKHVDYICYTPDEYKKIKDASSLISGALEDSIELAI; this is encoded by the coding sequence ATGGCTGACCGCTGGATAGATAAGTTCAGAAAAGATGCATTTCCTTCTCTTGTAAAGAAATTCAAGCCGGAAAAAGTAATCATATTTGGTTCAAGAGTCAGAGGTGTTGCAAAAAAGGATTCTGATATTGACATTATAGTGATTTCCAATTATTTCGAAAAAATTCCGTTCTTAAAACGAATGCCTTTAATATTAAAAAAAGTACCTTTTCAAAAGCATGTTGATTATATCTGCTATACACCTGATGAATACAAAAAAATTAAAGATGCATCTTCGTTAATATCAGGTGCTCTGGAAGATTCGATTGAACTCGCCATATAG
- a CDS encoding HEPN domain-containing protein, with protein sequence MNEKIAIKWLKQALHDLEMAEKNIAIGGYDVAAFLAHQSVEKLLKSIFAINGKKIPRTHYIDELARELKLEKRLIDAASELTADYTFSRYPDVSENVPYEEYDENIAREKVTMAKIFFKSLKKIYNRLLEK encoded by the coding sequence ATGAATGAGAAAATAGCCATTAAATGGCTTAAACAAGCTTTGCATGATTTGGAAATGGCAGAAAAAAATATTGCTATAGGCGGTTATGATGTAGCTGCTTTTCTTGCTCATCAATCTGTAGAAAAACTGCTGAAATCAATTTTTGCCATCAATGGAAAGAAAATTCCAAGAACACATTATATTGATGAATTGGCAAGAGAACTTAAATTAGAAAAGAGACTCATAGATGCTGCTTCAGAACTTACTGCAGATTATACATTTTCCCGGTATCCGGACGTAAGTGAAAACGTTCCTTATGAAGAATACGATGAAAATATCGCAAGAGAAAAAGTAACAATGGCAAAAATATTTTTTAAGTCATTAAAAAAAATATACAACAGGCTTCTGGAGAAATGA
- the asnB gene encoding asparagine synthase (glutamine-hydrolyzing): MCGIVAIYSYRQSSPPVDRAELLRIRDRMTARGPDGCGEWYSADGKVGMGHRRLAIIDLSETGAQPMQSSDGNLVIVFNGEIYNYRALRSSLEKKGYRFRSASDTEVLLNLYAEKGADMLNDLRGMYAFAIWDERDKSLFLARDPFGIKPLYYSDNGNTFRVASQVKALIAGGAIDTSPEPAGHVGFFLWGHVPEPFTFFKSISSLPAGTYMQIRGGQRRTKTFFSIRDELAEASLTPLELPREKIRERLRDALLDSVSHHLVADVPVGVFLSSGLDSTTLTALATEAGAAQLHSATLGFREYKGTEADETILAAEVARIYGTTHSTIWTEKADFQDELTNILDAMDRPTIDGVNSYFVSRAAVKAGLKVALSGLGGDELFGSYESFRQIPQMVRFLRPFSTIPGFGKAFRVVSAPFLKRFTSPKYASLFEYGGTYGGTYLLRRGMFMPWELPELLDGEMVKEGWQKLQTLIRLEEIVKNISSPYLKVSALEMCLYMRNQLLRDTDWASMAHSLEVRVPFLDMGLLHTLAPLMASGHPPNKQDMASSPVKALPEKVLNRGKTGFSVPVYEWLLQDREAKGERGLRGWAKKVYQSYTPAKQTSHYHAPILQDSLQSETVKKNAQKESFSILTLVTDGFGGHGGIAKFNRDLLTALCKISGCKEVVAIARLMPNQSEPKPAKLSYVTDGLNSKTKYMFTVLKQLTSNKSYDIIICCHINLLPIAYICKLICKAPLVLMLYGIDAWNPVNKYLINKIDGFISISEITTSRFLAWAKIDKNKGFILPCSVDINSYGSGPKNPALLKRYGLEGKTVLMTFGRLVSKERYKGFDEVLEILPDLAKEISNIAYLIVGDGDDRKRLEAKAELLGVKNRVVFAGKISEAEKADHYRLADVYVMPSRGEGFGIVYLEAMACGIPVIGSKVDGSREALRNGELGILVDPSNCSELKQAILTAILNKERVVPAGLCYFSFESFTGYCNNIMKQLLKA, encoded by the coding sequence ATGTGCGGAATCGTTGCTATATACTCTTACAGACAATCATCGCCTCCAGTTGACCGCGCCGAGCTTCTCCGCATCCGCGACCGGATGACTGCCCGCGGCCCTGACGGCTGCGGTGAATGGTATTCGGCAGACGGCAAAGTAGGCATGGGACACCGCCGCCTTGCCATCATAGACCTTTCCGAAACCGGCGCCCAGCCTATGCAAAGCTCCGATGGCAATCTCGTGATAGTATTCAACGGAGAGATTTACAATTACCGCGCTCTCCGCAGCTCCCTTGAGAAAAAGGGCTATCGTTTTCGCTCGGCCAGCGACACTGAAGTCCTGCTTAATCTCTATGCAGAAAAAGGCGCAGACATGCTGAACGACCTTCGCGGCATGTACGCCTTTGCCATCTGGGACGAGCGTGACAAGAGCCTTTTCCTTGCCCGCGACCCCTTTGGCATCAAACCACTCTACTATTCAGATAACGGGAATACGTTCCGCGTAGCATCACAGGTAAAGGCTCTCATTGCCGGCGGCGCCATAGACACCTCACCGGAGCCTGCTGGTCATGTAGGCTTCTTCCTCTGGGGGCATGTCCCGGAACCTTTCACGTTCTTCAAGAGCATTAGCTCACTTCCTGCCGGTACATATATGCAGATTCGAGGCGGACAGAGACGCACAAAAACATTTTTCAGCATAAGGGATGAGCTTGCAGAGGCAAGCCTTACTCCGCTTGAACTGCCGCGCGAAAAGATAAGGGAAAGATTGCGGGATGCTCTTCTTGACAGTGTCAGCCATCATCTTGTGGCTGATGTGCCTGTGGGAGTTTTTCTCTCATCAGGACTTGATTCGACCACTCTCACTGCGCTTGCAACAGAAGCAGGTGCGGCGCAACTTCATTCAGCCACACTTGGTTTTAGGGAATACAAGGGTACAGAAGCTGATGAAACTATCCTCGCAGCAGAGGTTGCAAGGATTTACGGGACAACACACAGCACAATATGGACAGAAAAAGCAGATTTTCAGGATGAGCTTACAAACATACTTGATGCAATGGACCGCCCTACCATTGACGGCGTTAACAGCTATTTTGTCAGCAGAGCCGCAGTGAAGGCAGGCTTAAAAGTTGCCCTTTCAGGGCTTGGCGGGGATGAATTATTCGGAAGCTATGAAAGTTTCAGACAGATACCGCAGATGGTAAGATTTCTTCGCCCATTTTCAACAATACCCGGTTTTGGTAAAGCATTTCGCGTTGTAAGTGCTCCTTTTCTAAAGCGCTTTACATCTCCCAAATACGCGAGCCTCTTTGAGTATGGGGGAACTTACGGCGGCACATATCTGCTTCGCCGCGGGATGTTCATGCCCTGGGAGCTCCCAGAGTTACTTGACGGGGAAATGGTAAAAGAAGGCTGGCAGAAACTTCAGACGTTAATCAGACTTGAAGAAATTGTAAAAAATATTAGCTCGCCTTATTTAAAAGTTTCTGCCCTTGAGATGTGCTTGTATATGCGAAACCAGCTCCTTCGTGACACTGACTGGGCGAGCATGGCTCATTCGCTTGAAGTGCGTGTCCCTTTTCTAGATATGGGATTGCTTCATACTTTAGCGCCGCTCATGGCGTCCGGACATCCGCCAAATAAGCAGGATATGGCTTCAAGCCCGGTAAAAGCCCTTCCAGAAAAAGTCCTCAACCGTGGGAAAACCGGATTTTCTGTGCCTGTCTATGAGTGGCTTTTGCAGGATCGCGAAGCTAAGGGAGAGAGGGGCTTGCGAGGATGGGCGAAGAAAGTTTATCAAAGCTATACCCCCGCAAAACAGACATCACATTATCATGCGCCAATTTTACAGGATAGCCTTCAAAGTGAAACTGTAAAGAAAAATGCTCAAAAAGAATCATTCAGTATTTTAACTCTTGTAACTGATGGCTTTGGAGGTCATGGCGGTATAGCTAAATTCAACCGGGATTTATTGACAGCGCTTTGCAAAATTTCAGGATGCAAAGAAGTAGTTGCAATTGCAAGGCTTATGCCTAATCAAAGCGAGCCAAAGCCTGCTAAACTTTCCTATGTAACAGATGGATTGAACAGCAAAACAAAGTACATGTTCACTGTTTTAAAACAATTAACCTCAAATAAAAGCTACGATATCATTATATGCTGTCATATAAACCTTCTTCCTATCGCATATATTTGCAAGCTGATATGCAAAGCTCCTTTAGTTCTTATGCTCTACGGGATAGATGCATGGAATCCTGTAAACAAATACTTAATAAACAAGATTGATGGTTTTATTTCAATAAGCGAGATAACAACATCCCGTTTTCTTGCGTGGGCAAAAATTGATAAAAATAAGGGCTTCATTCTACCCTGCTCTGTTGATATAAATAGTTATGGCTCCGGACCTAAAAATCCTGCCTTACTGAAACGTTACGGCCTTGAAGGAAAAACTGTGCTTATGACCTTTGGGCGTCTTGTATCGAAAGAAAGATACAAAGGCTTTGACGAAGTTCTTGAAATATTACCTGACCTCGCAAAAGAGATTTCCAATATCGCCTACCTTATTGTTGGAGACGGCGATGACAGAAAACGGCTTGAGGCAAAAGCAGAACTGCTTGGTGTAAAAAATAGAGTAGTTTTTGCAGGAAAAATTTCGGAAGCAGAGAAAGCAGACCATTACCGGCTTGCAGATGTTTATGTAATGCCAAGCCGTGGGGAGGGTTTTGGGATAGTCTATCTTGAAGCTATGGCATGCGGCATACCGGTCATTGGAAGTAAAGTTGACGGAAGCCGCGAGGCATTGAGAAATGGGGAATTGGGTATATTGGTTGACCCGAGCAATTGTTCTGAGTTAAAACAAGCCATTCTTACAGCCATCCTTAACAAGGAGAGGGTTGTGCCTGCCGGATTGTGCTATTTTTCTTTTGAGAGTTTTACCGGCTATTGCAACAATATAATGAAACAATTGCTTAAAGCTTAA
- a CDS encoding cobalamin B12-binding domain-containing protein: MKFKKVLLVNSNYPNSFYTIPVWPLGLGYIAETLKQRGIEYKVIDLGFADNLKNFHKNISDFRPDLIGISCMTSRYKHHYEKIRNIKKAFPDIPIVAGGPHISTLREKVLIDCPELDYGISGEGEEAIIELCEGAEHKDIKGLYYRNGKEGKYEGDRARISELDNIPFPTYDGFEIEKYDTKSMNILSSRGCPYDCIYCSVKLAIGRKWKARTAMNVVDEITYWYELGYRFFNFNDDAFNVNTKRVYDICDEIEKRNLKIELNAPNGMRADKADLALLKRMKETGFSHIALGVESADNRVLENIKKGERIEEIEETIKNACNLGFEVALFFLIGSPGEGEKEIEKSFKLAKKYPIVDVRFYNLVPFPNTELFEWIDRNNYFVQLPEDYLNGNMQWLNEPIFFTPELSREARKSTYKRGLKIGKKLRRQYTFNYYNKCLKKLGLFSKLFAFMASRDFVQFVLSKSNVLKKVRILFKKYEIFKRV, from the coding sequence ATGAAATTTAAAAAAGTCTTACTTGTTAACTCAAACTATCCTAACAGTTTTTATACTATCCCGGTATGGCCCTTAGGTTTAGGATATATTGCTGAAACTCTGAAGCAAAGAGGTATTGAGTATAAAGTGATAGACTTAGGTTTTGCTGACAACTTGAAAAACTTTCATAAAAATATTTCTGATTTCCGCCCTGATTTAATTGGTATCAGTTGCATGACGTCAAGATACAAACATCATTATGAGAAAATTAGAAATATAAAGAAAGCATTTCCTGATATCCCTATAGTCGCGGGTGGACCTCATATTTCAACTTTAAGGGAGAAAGTGCTTATTGACTGCCCAGAATTAGATTATGGGATCTCAGGGGAAGGTGAAGAAGCAATTATAGAGCTGTGCGAAGGTGCGGAGCATAAAGATATAAAAGGTCTATATTATAGAAACGGAAAAGAGGGTAAATATGAAGGTGACCGTGCGCGAATATCGGAGTTGGATAATATCCCATTTCCAACATACGACGGATTTGAAATTGAAAAATACGATACAAAATCTATGAATATTCTTTCTTCAAGAGGCTGTCCTTATGATTGTATCTATTGCTCTGTTAAACTTGCCATTGGCAGGAAGTGGAAGGCAAGAACAGCGATGAATGTTGTTGACGAGATAACATATTGGTATGAACTGGGGTATAGATTTTTTAATTTCAATGATGATGCCTTTAACGTTAATACAAAAAGGGTATATGATATCTGCGATGAAATAGAAAAAAGAAATCTGAAGATTGAACTGAATGCACCCAACGGGATGCGGGCTGACAAGGCAGACCTGGCATTACTGAAAAGAATGAAGGAAACAGGATTTAGTCATATTGCTTTGGGAGTAGAATCAGCTGATAACAGAGTGCTTGAAAATATAAAAAAGGGCGAACGTATTGAGGAAATCGAAGAAACAATAAAAAACGCTTGCAATCTGGGCTTTGAAGTTGCGCTGTTTTTTCTTATTGGTTCTCCGGGTGAAGGAGAAAAAGAAATAGAAAAGTCATTTAAGCTGGCTAAGAAATATCCAATTGTTGATGTTAGGTTCTATAATCTTGTGCCTTTCCCAAATACTGAACTATTTGAATGGATTGACAGGAACAATTATTTTGTTCAGCTCCCTGAGGATTATCTTAATGGCAACATGCAGTGGCTGAACGAGCCAATTTTCTTTACTCCTGAGTTGAGTAGAGAAGCAAGGAAAAGCACATATAAGCGGGGATTGAAGATAGGGAAAAAACTGCGACGGCAATATACATTCAATTATTATAATAAATGTCTTAAAAAACTTGGGCTGTTCAGCAAGCTATTTGCTTTCATGGCATCAAGAGATTTCGTGCAGTTTGTATTGTCTAAAAGCAATGTCCTGAAGAAGGTTAGAATCTTATTTAAAAAGTATGAAATCTTTAAAAGAGTTTGA
- a CDS encoding lipopolysaccharide biosynthesis protein → MIIFKENKIKLKSAPIKKRLLGEGLWVASGQIMAALGLLIGTRFLTEYFPPAVFGKVNLLLGVSAFFYSLLCVPLMQAMFKLYPTMSGEGKVPHLRRNITSLLSRITGSLVIIILLTGGIYSFIYETSIWIFIILAGLLAVDVTRGTETNFFSAARRHKPFALWISAEAWLRPAIAILLLGFFNVEAQTLLFGYLIASSIIILIYFIFIKREGVAEEANKAKIDKQLVQEIKQYALPLMPLAVLGWISGLSDRYFIGGLIGFEQVGIYAAIYGLISRPFLMLSTIMDYTLRPLYFDAIYKEDKVLEKKTFRYWILFVILACFSGVLVVAIFSDTIVYILLAEKYRSGSQLIPWIAIGYSLFVISQVFEKPCYAYKKTNFILAIQITGAIASFCIEIPAIYYFGLIGAAMAIPIYFSIQLVTSIYCAKKVLGDFI, encoded by the coding sequence TTGATTATTTTTAAAGAAAATAAAATAAAACTTAAATCAGCACCAATAAAAAAGCGCCTTTTGGGCGAGGGGTTATGGGTCGCATCAGGTCAAATTATGGCTGCTTTAGGTCTTCTCATCGGTACTCGTTTTTTAACAGAGTATTTCCCTCCAGCTGTTTTCGGCAAGGTTAATCTGCTTCTGGGTGTGTCCGCGTTTTTCTACAGCCTGTTATGTGTGCCTTTAATGCAAGCAATGTTCAAGTTATATCCCACCATGTCAGGGGAAGGGAAAGTGCCGCATTTGAGGCGTAACATAACCTCATTATTGTCCCGGATCACCGGTTCATTAGTTATCATTATACTTTTAACTGGCGGCATTTATAGTTTTATTTATGAGACTTCGATTTGGATATTCATTATCCTTGCTGGTTTGCTTGCAGTTGACGTGACACGTGGGACTGAGACAAATTTCTTTAGTGCAGCCAGAAGGCATAAACCTTTTGCGCTTTGGATTTCTGCGGAGGCGTGGTTGAGACCTGCAATCGCAATATTATTATTGGGTTTTTTTAATGTTGAAGCACAAACCTTGTTATTTGGATATTTAATTGCTTCTTCAATTATTATACTAATTTATTTTATATTTATAAAACGTGAAGGTGTAGCAGAGGAGGCTAACAAAGCAAAGATAGACAAACAGCTGGTTCAGGAAATAAAACAGTATGCATTACCTTTAATGCCTTTGGCTGTTTTAGGATGGATCAGTGGGCTAAGTGATAGATATTTCATTGGCGGACTTATAGGTTTCGAACAAGTTGGAATTTATGCTGCAATTTACGGGTTAATAAGCCGTCCATTCCTAATGCTAAGCACTATTATGGATTACACTTTACGACCTCTGTATTTTGATGCAATATATAAAGAAGATAAAGTTCTTGAAAAAAAGACATTTAGATATTGGATTTTGTTTGTTATTTTAGCGTGTTTTTCAGGCGTGCTGGTTGTTGCAATCTTTAGTGATACTATAGTTTATATTTTACTGGCTGAGAAGTATCGTTCAGGAAGTCAACTTATTCCATGGATTGCAATTGGCTATAGTCTGTTTGTAATAAGCCAGGTTTTTGAAAAGCCATGCTATGCTTACAAAAAAACAAATTTTATACTTGCTATACAGATAACTGGTGCAATAGCAAGTTTTTGCATAGAAATACCTGCAATTTATTACTTCGGCTTAATCGGGGCAGCAATGGCAATACCAATTTATTTCAGTATTCAGCTTGTAACATCAATCTATTGCGCTAAAAAAGTTCTTGGAGATTTTATATAG
- a CDS encoding glycosyltransferase, translating to MKILIHALGANMGGAMRHLTNFIPELGSQDKENEYVFLVRNSFPEIHSSQNIKIELTADSRASSPFARLIDDIWYLPKKIEKENFDVVVSLTNFGPVWCPVPHIFFQRNPLYYCKYYLSQIKGKTKREIFLRRKVAVESIKRADLVVTPSDAMTDMIKETCPSVRNKKFKTLYHGFDKQSLQEQLDEQYAKLLKVNGYKILYPTHPGLHKGFDVLFEILASLKNEGLNYCFFSTIAHEDLPREVERYERIIDKLGINDRVVFMGRVPQRQMGTLYEQCDLMLYPSLCESFGFSMIEAMGHGLPIVAAETAINKEICGTGANYYEPLDVRSGVEAVLKTLKPDASEALRKNGEARVKSFDWSWKRYTREFIETVSSVL from the coding sequence ATGAAAATCCTTATTCATGCTCTCGGCGCAAATATGGGCGGCGCAATGCGTCATCTCACCAACTTCATACCTGAACTTGGCAGTCAGGATAAAGAAAATGAATATGTTTTTCTGGTGCGAAACTCTTTCCCTGAAATTCACTCATCTCAAAATATAAAAATTGAGCTCACGGCAGATTCAAGAGCATCCTCCCCATTTGCCCGTCTGATTGATGATATATGGTATTTGCCTAAGAAAATAGAAAAAGAAAACTTTGATGTGGTTGTCTCATTGACTAATTTTGGTCCTGTGTGGTGCCCGGTGCCGCATATATTTTTTCAGCGGAATCCTCTTTATTACTGCAAATATTATCTTTCACAGATCAAGGGGAAAACAAAAAGGGAAATTTTTCTTAGGAGAAAAGTAGCTGTTGAATCAATAAAACGGGCTGATTTGGTTGTAACGCCAAGCGATGCTATGACTGACATGATAAAAGAAACATGTCCATCAGTAAGGAATAAGAAATTTAAAACACTTTATCATGGATTTGATAAGCAATCTTTGCAGGAACAGCTTGATGAACAATATGCGAAGCTTCTTAAAGTCAATGGATATAAAATTCTTTATCCCACGCATCCGGGACTGCATAAAGGATTTGACGTATTATTTGAAATACTCGCTTCTCTAAAAAATGAGGGATTGAACTATTGTTTTTTCTCAACAATAGCTCATGAAGATTTGCCCCGTGAAGTGGAACGGTATGAAAGAATAATAGATAAACTTGGTATTAATGACCGCGTTGTTTTTATGGGCAGAGTCCCGCAAAGACAAATGGGAACTCTTTATGAGCAGTGCGATTTAATGCTTTATCCTTCTTTGTGCGAGTCTTTTGGATTCTCAATGATTGAAGCAATGGGGCATGGGTTGCCTATAGTTGCAGCAGAGACCGCTATCAACAAGGAGATTTGCGGCACCGGGGCAAATTATTATGAACCTCTTGATGTACGTTCAGGGGTAGAAGCTGTTTTAAAAACTTTAAAACCTGATGCTTCAGAGGCGCTTAGAAAAAATGGCGAAGCAAGAGTAAAGTCATTTGACTGGAGCTGGAAGAGATATACAAGAGAGTTTATTGAAACAGTATCAAGTGTCTTATAA
- a CDS encoding radical SAM protein translates to MKILFYYPTSCSTEPEPTGGIGILIAIARELGHEIEFYDYDHHRKLFNFEDIFKEFNPDVFAVSCMTPQYYFAQQAISFAKEKSPSCITIIGGPHASALPVETLQEINGLDFLCEGEGEKTFKDFLNYLEQGQNSSPDISGLYYKKNGKIIVPKPQTLLTSAELDNLPMAAWDVIFKHGPYKQKVNYTEDAVPVFSVITARGCPYECTFCDEKSIWKRKIRERSIENVIKEIQYLVQNYKAEHFNILDDTFTMKAERVKEFCSKVKALNISYRITAKVNTVNSEMLEALAGSGCKLVAYGVESGDENVLKIMKKHQSLDSVRKAFELTNNAGMTSYALCMVGNIGEDFEAVKKTAQFVKDINATLFSAAIMTPYPGSENYKICEQNNWIITKDWSKWCPSPIRLKNWEPVARTDKMDKELMLKSYYYLNNRFMYIRFRRRYGTFYLLNPNFYRTEILKRLQGIGLTAFLKHIIQLIKVSFSNNSTKQES, encoded by the coding sequence ATGAAAATACTTTTCTATTATCCGACATCCTGTAGCACAGAGCCTGAACCTACCGGCGGTATCGGAATCTTAATTGCCATAGCACGCGAGTTGGGCCATGAAATTGAATTCTATGATTATGACCATCATAGAAAGCTTTTTAACTTTGAGGATATTTTTAAAGAATTCAATCCTGATGTTTTTGCCGTTAGCTGCATGACGCCGCAGTATTATTTTGCTCAGCAGGCTATCAGTTTTGCAAAAGAAAAATCTCCATCCTGTATTACGATTATTGGGGGTCCTCATGCATCAGCATTACCGGTTGAGACACTTCAGGAAATCAATGGGCTGGATTTTCTGTGTGAAGGGGAAGGAGAAAAAACATTTAAAGATTTTTTAAATTACCTTGAGCAAGGCCAAAACTCTTCTCCTGATATTAGTGGTCTTTATTATAAAAAAAATGGGAAAATCATTGTCCCAAAACCACAGACATTATTGACTTCAGCTGAATTAGACAATCTCCCAATGGCTGCATGGGATGTCATTTTTAAGCATGGTCCTTACAAGCAAAAAGTCAATTATACAGAAGATGCAGTGCCTGTATTTTCCGTAATTACAGCGAGGGGTTGTCCATATGAATGTACTTTTTGCGATGAAAAAAGTATTTGGAAAAGGAAAATCAGGGAAAGAAGCATTGAGAATGTAATAAAAGAAATTCAGTACTTAGTACAAAACTATAAAGCGGAACATTTTAATATCCTTGATGATACTTTCACTATGAAAGCAGAACGGGTGAAGGAGTTCTGCAGTAAAGTTAAAGCTCTTAACATCTCTTACAGGATAACTGCGAAAGTGAATACAGTAAATAGTGAGATGCTGGAAGCACTCGCAGGAAGCGGCTGTAAACTGGTTGCATATGGCGTGGAATCGGGGGATGAGAATGTTTTAAAGATAATGAAAAAACACCAAAGCCTGGACAGCGTACGGAAGGCTTTTGAGCTGACCAATAACGCAGGCATGACATCTTATGCTTTATGTATGGTGGGAAATATTGGAGAAGACTTTGAAGCAGTAAAAAAGACCGCGCAGTTTGTTAAGGATATCAATGCAACGCTTTTTTCAGCAGCAATTATGACGCCCTATCCCGGCAGTGAAAACTATAAAATTTGCGAGCAAAATAACTGGATCATCACAAAAGATTGGAGCAAGTGGTGCCCTTCGCCTATCAGACTGAAAAATTGGGAACCGGTGGCAAGAACTGACAAGATGGATAAGGAATTGATGCTTAAATCTTACTACTATTTGAATAACAGGTTCATGTATATACGTTTTCGCAGAAGGTATGGGACATTTTATTTATTGAATCCTAATTTTTACAGAACAGAAATTTTAAAAAGACTTCAGGGAATTGGGTTAACAGCATTTCTTAAACATATCATACAACTCATAAAAGTTTCTTTTTCAAATAATAGTACCAAACAGGAATCATAA
- a CDS encoding glycosyltransferase family 2 protein, which yields MKTNLSVIILTYNEEQNIAQVLGSVCGWAEDVLILDSFSTDRTLEIAREFKCSISQNKFENYAIQRNYALQKLPVKTEWVLFLDADEWAPDDLKNEITSLIASNPEENGYFIKWRLIWMGKWIKRGYYPTWMLRLFRYGKAHCEGRSMNEHIIVEGKTGYLKFDFIHEDKKGITDWIEKHNKYASREAEELFKNPEEEGQIDVSLFGTQAQRKRWLRYRIWNNLPPLIRPFIYFFYRYVLTGGFLDGRAAFIYHFLQGLWFQFLIDVKYLELKTKRRVDRGDRVDNK from the coding sequence ATGAAGACTAATCTTTCAGTAATTATTTTAACCTATAACGAGGAACAAAACATCGCTCAGGTGCTTGGTTCAGTCTGCGGGTGGGCTGAAGATGTTTTAATCCTTGATTCATTCAGTACCGACCGCACTCTCGAAATTGCGAGAGAATTCAAATGCTCTATATCCCAGAATAAATTTGAAAACTATGCAATACAGAGAAATTATGCACTTCAAAAACTTCCTGTCAAAACTGAATGGGTACTTTTCCTTGATGCAGATGAATGGGCACCGGATGATTTAAAAAATGAGATAACATCTCTGATTGCTTCTAATCCTGAGGAGAATGGGTATTTTATTAAATGGCGGCTTATATGGATGGGAAAATGGATAAAACGCGGCTATTATCCAACATGGATGCTGAGATTATTTCGTTATGGCAAAGCGCATTGTGAAGGGCGTTCCATGAATGAACATATTATAGTTGAAGGAAAGACCGGATACTTGAAGTTTGATTTTATCCATGAGGATAAAAAAGGAATAACTGACTGGATTGAAAAACATAACAAATATGCAAGCCGCGAGGCTGAGGAATTATTTAAAAATCCTGAAGAGGAAGGTCAGATTGATGTAAGCTTATTTGGAACACAGGCTCAGAGGAAACGATGGCTGCGTTATAGAATCTGGAACAACCTGCCTCCATTGATAAGACCATTTATATATTTTTTCTACCGTTATGTTTTGACGGGTGGTTTCCTTGACGGGCGCGCCGCATTCATTTACCACTTTCTGCAGGGACTCTGGTTCCAGTTTCTCATAGATGTAAAGTATCTGGAACTGAAAACAAAGCGGAGGGTTGATAGAGGCGACAGGGTGGATAACAAATGA
- a CDS encoding YdcF family protein has translation MSGEDPIEKADAMVILGGGSGGEREEKACEIYSAGYVKGKVILTGGNREDFISDRQAFMKNCGVPARDISVWQQDKNTYEEMLSVKNFIQSEKIKKVIVVSDAPHMPRLRYLKKVLELEENVILQESTLVYYPTVFRTTVMLSFWYREPLAYLYYRIRY, from the coding sequence ATGTCAGGTGAAGATCCGATTGAGAAGGCTGATGCAATGGTTATATTGGGTGGCGGCAGCGGCGGCGAGCGGGAGGAAAAAGCCTGTGAGATTTACAGCGCAGGTTATGTTAAAGGAAAGGTTATCCTGACAGGAGGGAATAGAGAAGATTTTATCTCTGACAGGCAGGCTTTTATGAAAAATTGCGGTGTACCAGCAAGAGATATCTCTGTATGGCAACAAGATAAAAATACTTATGAAGAAATGCTGTCTGTAAAAAACTTTATTCAGTCAGAAAAAATCAAAAAAGTTATTGTAGTAAGTGATGCCCCACATATGCCAAGACTGAGGTACTTGAAAAAAGTATTAGAGCTTGAAGAAAATGTGATTTTACAGGAAAGCACCCTTGTTTATTATCCGACAGTTTTCCGTACGACTGTTATGCTGTCTTTCTGGTACCGTGAGCCACTTGCCTATCTTTATTACAGGATAAGGTATTGA